Proteins encoded by one window of Chryseobacterium sp. POL2:
- a CDS encoding low molecular weight protein-tyrosine-phosphatase yields MKILMLCLGNICRSPLAEGILRSKLSNDHDIDSAGTIAMHESEKADKRSIKTADNHHIDISEHRSRPITSKDFDDFDRIYCMDLHNLEDAISMAKTKEHRRKVSLILDVLETGNDNEVPDPYWGEMSDFEKVYQMLDKACDIIAKDIKLNFKTN; encoded by the coding sequence ATGAAAATTTTAATGCTTTGTTTAGGGAATATTTGTCGAAGCCCTTTAGCCGAAGGTATCTTAAGAAGTAAACTTTCTAACGATCATGATATTGATAGCGCCGGAACTATCGCTATGCACGAAAGCGAAAAGGCCGATAAGCGTTCTATAAAAACGGCTGACAATCATCATATCGACATTAGCGAGCATCGCTCAAGACCAATTACTTCGAAGGATTTTGATGATTTTGATCGTATTTATTGTATGGATCTTCATAATCTTGAAGATGCTATTTCTATGGCAAAGACCAAAGAACATCGTCGAAAAGTAAGCTTGATTTTGGATGTTTTGGAAACGGGGAATGATAACGAAGTTCCGGATCCGTATTGGGGCGAGATGTCCGATTTTGAAAAAGTTTATCAAATGTTAGATAAAGCCTGTGACATCATCGCAAAGGATATTAAACTTAATTTTAAAACCAACTAA